Genomic window (Drosophila sulfurigaster albostrigata strain 15112-1811.04 chromosome 2R, ASM2355843v2, whole genome shotgun sequence):
TCTGCGCAACTGCGCAATTTgaaggcaacaaaaatgccataaaatgcATATGCCACACACCCGCAgggcaataaaaattgaatgcaagaaatcgaaaacaaaaataaaaaacaaaaacaattataaacgCAAAAGTCGAGCTTTGACTCTAGTAGACCCTTTAGTTTTTATTCCCCTACTACAAATGTTGCTTTCATATGTGATTGATAAACTTTAATGCAaagctttcaaatttattggaCTCACACTCATGTTTTGCCAAGCACTTTTAGATTGACTTCCACCCttaacaaaatgtatatattcatGTCCCGATCGCAATATAATatctataattaatataaaacatttgatGCTTGTAACGTTATAAACTAAAATCTGGCGGGAAATTTGGATTTTGTCTATCTTAATAGactctttttaaatttttgtacaaGCGAAGGGTctacaaaaatcaaaacaaatataaattgcaataatgaaaatagaaataaacagTAGAGAACTTGTCATGCATATTAAGCGTTAAGCATTGAGGCTGGTCAAAAGACTCTGACAacacaacaacggcaacgacttTCAACACACAAAAGACCGTAAAGCAAACACTGAGCAACCACTTGGCAGCGGCATTGAAACCACCTTGCCGGCAATTTGTTGGCCCGGCTGCGTGACTGATTTTGGGCCACAAAAGCAGCGGCAAAAAAGTGGCAACAACTTGTGCCTCATAACTAATCGGAAACTATGTTccgctctctctatctttctctcgtTTTACAGGGTACTCAGCTATAAGTTTGAGCAACGAAGGCTGACCACGGCACTCTATTCGGTGGTTAAGACAAAACTTGGCTCCGTTCGCGGCGTCAAGCGGAACACAATTTGGGGCGGCAGCTACCTCAGCTTTGAGAAAATACCCTTTGCCAAACCGCCAGTGGGTGAGCTGCGTTTCCGAGCCCCAGAGCCGGTTGAACCATGGGATCACGAACTGGATTGCACATCGTCATGTGAGAAACCGATGCAGACTCACATGTTTTTTAGCAAGTTTGCTGGCACCGAGGATTGCCTATATCTAAATGTTTATGCCAGGGATGTAAGTATCCTAACAGCAAGTGGTATTCAACATGGTTGTgtaatagttttttatttgtccATTAATAGCTGCATCCGGAAAAACTGCGCCCCGTGATGGTTTGGATTTACGGCGGTGGCTTCCAGGTTGGAGAGGCCTCGCGAGACATGTACAGTCCGGACTTCTTTATGTCTAAGGATGTGGTGGTTGTTACCATCAATTATCGACTGGGTGCCCTAGGCTTTCTAAGTCTAGATGATCCCGAGGTCAATGTTCCTGGGAATGCGGGACTTAAAGATCAACTGCTGGGACTGCGCTGGGTGCAACAGAACATCGAAGCTTTTGGCGGTGATCCCAATAATGTGACTCTGTTTGGCGAGAGTGCGGGTGGAGCTTCGACTCATCTGCTCTCACTGAGCCCGCAGTCAGAGGGATTAATTCACAAGGCAATTGCGATGTCAGGCTCGGCGCTGTGTCCTTGGGCACTTCCACCCCGGAACAATTGGGCACTTCGCTTGGCCGAGAAGATGGGCTATACGGGCTCTCCTAAGGATAAGGAGATCTATAAGTTTCTGCGTGATGCCAAGGGTGGAGACATTGTTAAGGCAACGGCCCTGGTACTTAACAAGGACGAGAAACACAAACGCatattgtttgcatttggTCCCGTCGTCGAACCCTATAAGACCGAGCACACTTTGATTGACAGCCAACCATTTGAGCTAATGCAGCAAACCTGGAGCAATCGAGTGCCCATGATTATCGGCGGCACCAGCTTTGAGGGTTTACTCTTTTATCCAGGTGAGAAGGGATATTTTTAGCAACTTATTGGTTAACCTAATGGCTCACGGGATGCTTGCAGAGGTGATGCGACGACCGGCTACGTTGGATGAGGTGGGCAACTGCATAGATGTGCTGCCCCTTGATTTGGGTGGCAGTCTGGATCCAAAGTTGAGAGAGAACTATGCATTGCAACTGAAGCGCGCTTACTTTGGGGATGAACCGTGCAACAAGGAAAATATGATGAAATTCTTGGACCTGGAATCCTATCGCGAATTCTGGCATCCCGTCTATCGTACAGCTCTTTCTCGACTAAGACATGCCAGTGCTCCCACTTATGTGTATCGATTCGACTTCGATTCCAAGCTTTGCAACGCCATACGCATTGTGCTCTGTGGCAAGGATATGCGTGGTGCGTGTCATGGCGATGATATGTGCTACCTGTTTAACAGCATGCTGTTGCATCAATCGGAGGTAGGCTCACCAGAATACAAAATCATCAAAACCATGATCGATGTCTGGACGAGTTTTGCGGCCAACAGTGATCCCAATTGTGAGAGCATTAAGGAGCTTAAGTTTGCACCCCTTGGGGATGAGATAGACATTCAATGCCTGAACATTAGTGAGCCGATCGAGGTGAAGACATTGCCCGAGCAGGAGAAGTTGCAGCTCTGGAATAGCTTCTATTCCAGGAATAAACTGTAAGGCGCGGATAGATTTGAGCTCTCagtctttttttggttttatagCTTTGGCTTGCACTCTTAGGGCCTTCTTTTTCGCATATACTCTACtcgtatgtaaatattttgttgtaaatgtaaatatgttgttttaatatgtattttatactGTTAAATTCCAGCTTagtcttatttattattattaccgAGTTGTATTTTGTGGAAGGTTGTCCACATGGTTTGGTTTATCAGCTGCAAATATACGTAAACTTtaaacaagcaaaataaaatatatatttaatttaaagtaaatatttccAAGTTATCTGTGCGTTAAATACGATGGCTTAATTTTAAGTGAAACAATGAATACATACGTTTTtgcaaagtatttaaaaaaaatcaatataccaacatttttttggaaaGAATACTAGTAATTAAATTGTACTCCTAGCGTACTTTTAGGCCATGCATATTAATTCTCACTTAAAGCCATTAAGTTTGAGGTGGCaaaaacatcgatattttTGGACATATTCAGTTTCAATGTTTTTATAGCAggtacccatagggtagaagggtattataacttggTGCCGGcagtaaatgtatgtaacaggtagaaggaggcgtctccgactctataaagtatatatattcttgatcagcgtcaacagccgagacgatatagccatgtccgtctgccCGTCCGTCCgttcgtccgtccgtccgtccgtatgaacacctagatctcagagactataagagatagagctataattttttttcgacagcatttgttatgtttgcacgcagatcaagtttgtttcaaatttttgacacgcccacttccgccaccacaaattgacaaaaatcgaataaaaagcgtaattttaaagcaagaGTCGAATttcagtatatataataatgacTATAGTCTtagtgattcctgaaaattagGTTGCAATCAGAAAataattgtcgaagttattacagaaatacttttgtaagggcaaaaacgcctacttataaggggtcttagctgctttggctgacaatctggtatattttgcactctgtaGTATATATTAAGAGTTGTAtcttatcaatataccaaatatacaacttggtatgtttttggtattttgtggtatattgattaaGTATATGTTgaaaaatactgcaatattttgcttttattcaaaattggtagcgggtgtctcacagtcgagcacactgtATCTTAGCGGTTGCTGGCTGTATTCTTCTATCAATAACTTTGTTAATTTCTTGAAAATTCGAAGTCTGAAGTATGCAGCTTCGTACAAAATACCCTTTAAGTAAGTCTTCAACAAATTCTTTGTATTCTGTAGGTATTAATATGGATATGATTGAGAGTATTTAATAAGAAACAAATACTGTACGATTTTTTGTTTCTCAATTAAAACTGGTAAGACGATGTGCACCTATCTTGGAAACACTGCAGGTACAGCTTTGTGAGAAAcgtttttgtataaaaatctaaaattggTCAAATACCAAGGaaaaaaatctacaaattaattaaaagatgtttcaaatattaatataaatattaacatttttaaatgagGTCATGCCAATATTTACTTCTgttttaaacacatttttaataacatcACTCTAAGATGCATTTGGCAATAACGTGTCACACACGTTAGATCTAGAGATTCGCAATGCTTAGCCATTGTTTGGTCTAACCGGTCCAACCGAACTTATTCAAAACAAGTGGGAATCTTTTTGTTTAGAGTACTCTACTAAAGATGTGTCtccaatttgaatataaattaaatagaattaaataatgcaatttgacatttttttgtaaactTACCGCATTCTAAGAATACTTTATATGTTTTagaaatgaaaagtgaaaacaaataaaatttgaactGAAAATTCTCTAAACAAAGTTTTGtagaaatatgtaaaatattttaagcacacggagattataagagatagatttacaatttgttaattagACTTGTTAGGGTTGCTGATTAAGTCGATGAGGGACACATAAAAGAATAGCGAGCATATtgttatacccgttacccgaACGTTAGAAAGGTAATTTTAAGTCGTTAGGTAATGTAGGTAGACAGAATTTACCTCCAGTACCATTACTTATACAGTTCAGCGTCAAgagtct
Coding sequences:
- the LOC133836885 gene encoding esterase B1 isoform X1; translation: MTARKIVVVLTKLNLIKRRAPRVFTNYDYLQQVLSYKFEQRRLTTALYSVVKTKLGSVRGVKRNTIWGGSYLSFEKIPFAKPPVGELRFRAPEPVEPWDHELDCTSSCEKPMQTHMFFSKFAGTEDCLYLNVYARDLHPEKLRPVMVWIYGGGFQVGEASRDMYSPDFFMSKDVVVVTINYRLGALGFLSLDDPEVNVPGNAGLKDQLLGLRWVQQNIEAFGGDPNNVTLFGESAGGASTHLLSLSPQSEGLIHKAIAMSGSALCPWALPPRNNWALRLAEKMGYTGSPKDKEIYKFLRDAKGGDIVKATALVLNKDEKHKRILFAFGPVVEPYKTEHTLIDSQPFELMQQTWSNRVPMIIGGTSFEGLLFYPEVMRRPATLDEVGNCIDVLPLDLGGSLDPKLRENYALQLKRAYFGDEPCNKENMMKFLDLESYREFWHPVYRTALSRLRHASAPTYVYRFDFDSKLCNAIRIVLCGKDMRGACHGDDMCYLFNSMLLHQSEVGSPEYKIIKTMIDVWTSFAANSDPNCESIKELKFAPLGDEIDIQCLNISEPIEVKTLPEQEKLQLWNSFYSRNKL
- the LOC133836885 gene encoding esterase B1 isoform X2, whose amino-acid sequence is MAVRVLDMLKLTFKVLSYKFEQRRLTTALYSVVKTKLGSVRGVKRNTIWGGSYLSFEKIPFAKPPVGELRFRAPEPVEPWDHELDCTSSCEKPMQTHMFFSKFAGTEDCLYLNVYARDLHPEKLRPVMVWIYGGGFQVGEASRDMYSPDFFMSKDVVVVTINYRLGALGFLSLDDPEVNVPGNAGLKDQLLGLRWVQQNIEAFGGDPNNVTLFGESAGGASTHLLSLSPQSEGLIHKAIAMSGSALCPWALPPRNNWALRLAEKMGYTGSPKDKEIYKFLRDAKGGDIVKATALVLNKDEKHKRILFAFGPVVEPYKTEHTLIDSQPFELMQQTWSNRVPMIIGGTSFEGLLFYPEVMRRPATLDEVGNCIDVLPLDLGGSLDPKLRENYALQLKRAYFGDEPCNKENMMKFLDLESYREFWHPVYRTALSRLRHASAPTYVYRFDFDSKLCNAIRIVLCGKDMRGACHGDDMCYLFNSMLLHQSEVGSPEYKIIKTMIDVWTSFAANSDPNCESIKELKFAPLGDEIDIQCLNISEPIEVKTLPEQEKLQLWNSFYSRNKL